GGAGAATGAGATATGAAAAGAACGTTAAAAACATTAATGATTCTGGTCATGGCAATGTTGTTAATGACTGGATGTAGAAATGGTAAGAGTGAAGAGAGTAATGTAATATCTGATGCCAATACAGATATAAATACTGATGTAAACGAAGATGGCGGTACGTTCAATACAGGTAAAGACTATCCAATTGATATTAAAGACATTGATTGGAGGGTTGAAAGCGGGATAATAGATGGACAAAATACAGTAGCTTTTAGTTATACAAATAATAGTTCATATACTATTTGTGATGTAGAAATGAAATTCACACAAAAACCAGATGTTACAGATGATCAGCGCTCAGTATTTGATGCACTGGCAGCAGAACGAGACTGGACTGATGATGACGTGAAAGCTATTTATATTTTGGGATATAATAGACATTTTGCAGATCCAGGGGAAACAGCTGAAAGCACCGCTTGTGTGATTAATGGGACATATACATTAGTTGAAAACATTCAGCAATATGAATTAATGGAGCCTGATTCAGTTGAGGTAGCATATATTGGTGACAACAATAAGATGTATATGATGACATATGATTTTAAAAATAATCAACAATCATATACATTAGATGAAGGCCAAGATATTTTTGAATGGTCCGATAGCGATATAAGCAAACTTATTCCTAAAACAAAGTTCAGAGTAGTAAATGTTGATGTTGATAATACTGATGTATTTGCTTTCTCTGGATATGGGGTAACCCATGATGAGTACATAAAATATATTGACGACTGCAAGAAAAATGGTTTTACAGATATAGAGGCTGATAGTACAAGTAATTCTGACAATAGTTATTACAAAGCCTATAATACAAATGGCTACTTTGTTACGGCAGGTTATTCTTCAGAAAGCGATAAAATTTCAGTGTTCGTTAGCAATGATGCTGAAACAACTACCGAGTGAGGAATGAGATATGAAAAGAACGTTAAAAACATTAATGATTCTGGTCATGGCAATGTTGTTAATGACTGGATGCGGAAGTGACAAGAGTGAAGAGAGTAATGTAACATCTGATGCAAATACAGATATAAACTCAACAGTATCTGAATCCGAAGACGATATCAAGTATTCAGATCTTTTACCGGTTACAGAGGATTATTTCAAAAACGGTGAAGTGGCAATCATAGAACCAGATGGTGGCAGTCAATATTATTTTCGCGTTACCAATTTTACAGATGATGAGTACGAAGCATATGTTGAAGCTTGTAAGGCAGCTGGCTTTGATGATGTTCATTACGAGGGGGATATTGGAACTGATGATAAGATGTATTTAGCATATGCGCTTAATAGAAAATATTATTTAGACATAACGACCAATAATGAAATAAAAGCAGTTGACATATCTTGTCAAATTGTTGACGAATCAGAAACAACAGAGACCGAAAGTATACAAGCAACTGAAACAGAAGTGACAGAAATAGAGTCGACTGAAAACAGTACAACAATGTCAACCGATACTGAGAGTTCAGCACAAACCGACGCAACAGTTAGTAGTACAGACATTATTAGACCGGAATTTAAAGAAGCAATGGATAACTACGAAGCATTCTTTGATGAATACTGTGAGTTTATGAAAAAATATAATGAATCTGACGATACAACATCATTGCTTGCCGACTATGCGAGTTACATGGTCAAGTATACAGATACTATGCAGAAGATGAACAATATCAGTGAAGACGAATTAACAGATGTCGAGGTTGCGTATTACGCAGAAGTATCAGCAAGGATATCTGCAAAACTGATAGAGGCAGGAGCACAACAATAATTTAATAATTTACCAGACAGAGGTACTTAAACAGTATCTCTGTTTTTTTATGCCTATTTTTTTGCGCGCGAAAAAAACATACCCTTTTATGAAGAGAAGGGATAAAATATCCATTTTCTTTTACGTTTTTAGGAAAGGAGTTCTGATTATGCTGGAAAGTAAATTTCAGGCAAATCTTGTTGCAGAATTAAAGAGACGGTTTCCCGGATGCATTGTCATGAAGAATGATGCAAACTATATTCAGGGGATTCCGGATATTCTTATTTTGTATAACGACATGTGGGCTTCTTTGGAATGTAAGAAAAGTGCGAGTGCAAAAAAACAGCCAAATCAGGAATATTATGTCAGGCGTATGAATGAGATGTCCTTCTCAAGATTCATATGTCCAGAAAATAAGGAGGAAGTATTGAATGAACTTCAACAAACATTCCAAACTTGAAGGGCAGCACGCTTTTCTTGGAGCCAGTAAATATCACTGGATTAATTACGATGAAGAAAAAATAGCAGAATCTTATTTGAGATTCAAAGCGACTCAGCAGGGAACAATTTATCATGCATTTGCAGCACAATGTATATCACTTGGACAGAAGCTCCCGAAATCTGCAAAAACTTTGAATATGTATGTGAATGATGCAATTGGATTTCGGATGATTCCAGAACAGGTGCTATATTATTCCGATAATTGTTTTGGAACAGCTGATTCAATATGTTTTCGGAATCGAATGTTACGTATTCATGATTTGAAAACAGGTGTGATTCCAGCACATATGGAACAGCTTGAGATATATACAGCTTTATTTTGTTTGGAGTATGGAATTAAGCCATCTGACATTGATATTGAGTTGCGAATATACCAAAATGATGAAATTTTTTATCACAATCCGGAAGCTGATGAAATTGTTCCAATAATGGATAAGATCATAACTTTTAATAAAGTGCTTAACAAGATTAAGGAACAGGAGGGATAACAATGGATAATTCATGGGAAAACAAAGATGATGTCTTAGCACATTATGGTATGCCAAAACGATCCGGTCGTTATCCCTGGGGTTCTGGAGAAAATCCATATCAGCACAGTGGTGATTTTTTAGCCCGTGTCGGAGAACTTAAGAAATCTGGAATGAAAGAGACTCAGATAGCTGAAAGTATGGGATTGACAACAACTCAGCTTAGGACTCAGATGAGCTTGGCGAAGGATGAGCGTAGATCGCTTCAGGTTGAAACAGCAAAAGGATTGCGGGAAAAAGGTTACAGCTTAAACGAAATTGCACAGAAGATGGGATTTAAAAATGACTCATCTGTACGTTCTTTGTTAAATACAAATTCCGAAGTTCGTATGAATCAGGCTCAGAAGACAGCTGATTTTCTGAAAAAGATGGTCAATGAAAAAGGAATGATCGATGTTGGTACAGGAGTGGAACGTGAGCTTGGTGTTTCTAAGGAAAAGATGAATCAGGCTCTTTATATTCTTCAAATGGAGGGTTATGAAACATTTGGAGGTGGAGTTCCACAGGTAACGAATAAAGGAAAACAGACCAACATCAAGGTTTTATGTCCTCCTGGAACACCATATAAAGTAAACGAAGATGGAAAAAAGACATCAAGCGCTATATATGATTTTGATAACATTCATTCAGTTAAGGATTACATATCTTACGATGGCGGCGAGACCTTTCATAAATCATTTGTGTATCCGGAGAGCATGAGCTCTAAACGTCTGGCGATTCGTTATGCTGAAGACGGAGGTATTAAAAAAGATGGTGTCATTGAAATCAGACCAGGTGTACAGGATTTGTCTCTTGGAGAATCAAGATACGCACAGGTCCGTATCATGGTTGACAAAACACATTATCTAAAAGGTATGGCGATTTATTCAGATAATCTTCCAGATGGCGTGGACGTTATGTTCAATACGAACAAGAAATCCGGTACGCCAATGACCGATGTTTTAAAAAAGATAAAAGCTGATCCAGATAATCCATTTGGTTCCCTCATCAAAGAACATGGCGGACAAAGTTATTATATTGGAAAAGATGGTAAAGAGCACTTATCTCTTATCAATAAAGCACGAGAAGAAGGAGATTGGGATCAGTGGTCAAGAAATTTGCCATCACAGTTTTTGGCAAAGCAGAGTATATCGCTGATAAAAAAACAGTTAGGACTTGCCATGTCTGATAAACAGGCGGAATTTGATGAAATCTGTTCACTTACAAATCCAACTGTAAAAAAGAATCTGTTAAAATCCTTTGCTGATGATTGTGATTCCGCAGCAGTTCATTTGAAAGCGGCAG
The Roseburia rectibacter DNA segment above includes these coding regions:
- a CDS encoding DUF6591 domain-containing protein, which translates into the protein MKRTLKTLMILVMAMLLMTGCRNGKSEESNVISDANTDINTDVNEDGGTFNTGKDYPIDIKDIDWRVESGIIDGQNTVAFSYTNNSSYTICDVEMKFTQKPDVTDDQRSVFDALAAERDWTDDDVKAIYILGYNRHFADPGETAESTACVINGTYTLVENIQQYELMEPDSVEVAYIGDNNKMYMMTYDFKNNQQSYTLDEGQDIFEWSDSDISKLIPKTKFRVVNVDVDNTDVFAFSGYGVTHDEYIKYIDDCKKNGFTDIEADSTSNSDNSYYKAYNTNGYFVTAGYSSESDKISVFVSNDAETTTE
- a CDS encoding DUF6591 domain-containing protein, producing the protein MKRTLKTLMILVMAMLLMTGCGSDKSEESNVTSDANTDINSTVSESEDDIKYSDLLPVTEDYFKNGEVAIIEPDGGSQYYFRVTNFTDDEYEAYVEACKAAGFDDVHYEGDIGTDDKMYLAYALNRKYYLDITTNNEIKAVDISCQIVDESETTETESIQATETEVTEIESTENSTTMSTDTESSAQTDATVSSTDIIRPEFKEAMDNYEAFFDEYCEFMKKYNESDDTTSLLADYASYMVKYTDTMQKMNNISEDELTDVEVAYYAEVSARISAKLIEAGAQQ
- a CDS encoding PD-(D/E)XK nuclease family protein, with the protein product MNFNKHSKLEGQHAFLGASKYHWINYDEEKIAESYLRFKATQQGTIYHAFAAQCISLGQKLPKSAKTLNMYVNDAIGFRMIPEQVLYYSDNCFGTADSICFRNRMLRIHDLKTGVIPAHMEQLEIYTALFCLEYGIKPSDIDIELRIYQNDEIFYHNPEADEIVPIMDKIITFNKVLNKIKEQEG